In Streptomyces sp. NBC_00448, the following are encoded in one genomic region:
- a CDS encoding carbohydrate ABC transporter permease, protein MSTLSSSPAERKGVRTALGSFGRNALLSMTVLFFGAPIVWLLLAPTKTRDQLTGDQPLSFGSLSHVGSAWSHVFGYDHGIFGTWLGNSALISVAAVALALVTCVPAGYGLAKFAFVGRTTMLFLTLVTMIVPQAALILPLYLEMSAVNLTNSLWAVILPLSFYPFGVYIVYLHAMASVPNSLIEAGRLDGASEWRIFFRIYAPIARPAIAMVSFFSFVTAWNTFFLPYIMNTDPQLANVQTGLQLLVRNTNALGGANFTGIPVREPEVALAALISISPILLIFVFAQRFLVAGQKAGAEKE, encoded by the coding sequence ATGAGCACGCTGTCCTCCTCGCCTGCGGAGCGAAAAGGAGTGCGGACCGCGCTCGGCTCCTTCGGTCGCAACGCCCTGCTGTCGATGACGGTCCTCTTCTTCGGCGCACCGATCGTCTGGCTGCTGCTCGCGCCCACCAAGACCCGTGACCAGTTGACGGGCGACCAGCCGCTCTCGTTCGGCAGCCTGTCCCACGTGGGGTCCGCCTGGTCGCACGTCTTCGGCTACGACCACGGCATCTTCGGTACCTGGCTGGGCAACTCGGCCCTCATCAGCGTGGCCGCCGTGGCGCTGGCGCTGGTCACGTGCGTCCCCGCCGGATACGGGCTGGCGAAGTTCGCCTTCGTCGGCCGCACCACGATGCTGTTCCTGACCCTGGTCACGATGATCGTGCCCCAGGCGGCGCTGATCCTCCCGCTCTATCTGGAGATGTCGGCGGTCAACCTGACGAACTCGCTGTGGGCGGTGATCCTGCCCCTGTCGTTCTACCCGTTCGGGGTCTACATCGTGTACCTGCACGCGATGGCCTCGGTGCCGAACTCGCTGATCGAGGCCGGCCGGCTCGATGGTGCCTCGGAATGGCGGATATTCTTCCGCATCTACGCGCCCATCGCCCGGCCCGCGATCGCGATGGTCTCGTTCTTCTCGTTCGTCACGGCCTGGAACACGTTCTTCCTGCCGTACATCATGAACACCGACCCGCAGCTCGCCAACGTGCAGACGGGCCTTCAGCTGCTCGTGCGCAACACCAACGCCCTCGGCGGCGCGAATTTCACCGGAATCCCGGTGCGCGAACCCGAGGTCGCGCTCGCGGCCCTGATCTCCATCTCCCCGATCCTGTTGATCTTCGTCTTCGCGCAGCGTTTTCTGGTCGCCGGTCAGAAAGCGGGAGCGGAGAAGGAATGA
- a CDS encoding mandelate racemase/muconate lactonizing enzyme family protein produces MTDRYRSVKADAAIVVVETDAGVTGVGEACSYGNPRQIAEWVRWYRGSLVGADLDDFSIVPRPTGTALEHAVGSAHDFAVAGIDCALWDARGRAAGKPVAQLLDPAVSTTAVDVYASGGVRYDWHDDPRTLVADVLGYVEAGYRTVKFRLGTAWHWDRVTPARFLALYDEVRDAVGDRAGLAVDANSRLSRAEARVLAEGLAARGTLWLEEPLGKDDIEGYAELTSSVDLRISGGESFTTIEQFRPWIERGCFDIVQPDAGVCGISEVMRVGRIAADAGISLIPHSWHNGLMLMANAHAVAALPNAPMVEECMVQGPLRWGIVQGGSRVKDGTVSVAESPGLGVDVVDDIEERYPYVEGHYSVEVYR; encoded by the coding sequence GTGACTGATCGTTATCGCAGTGTCAAAGCGGATGCGGCCATCGTCGTGGTGGAGACCGACGCCGGTGTGACCGGGGTCGGGGAGGCCTGTTCCTACGGCAACCCGCGGCAGATCGCCGAATGGGTGCGGTGGTACCGCGGCAGCCTGGTGGGCGCCGACCTCGACGACTTCTCCATCGTGCCCCGCCCCACCGGGACGGCCCTGGAGCACGCGGTGGGCTCGGCACACGACTTCGCCGTGGCCGGGATCGACTGCGCGCTGTGGGACGCCCGCGGCCGCGCGGCCGGAAAGCCGGTGGCGCAGCTCCTCGATCCGGCGGTGTCCACGACCGCGGTCGACGTCTACGCCTCGGGCGGCGTGCGCTACGACTGGCATGACGACCCCCGCACACTCGTCGCCGACGTCCTCGGCTATGTCGAGGCCGGCTACCGGACGGTGAAGTTCCGGCTCGGCACCGCGTGGCACTGGGACCGGGTCACACCTGCCCGCTTCCTCGCGCTGTACGACGAGGTGCGCGACGCCGTCGGCGATCGCGCCGGGCTGGCGGTCGACGCGAACAGCAGGCTGTCCCGCGCCGAAGCCCGGGTGCTCGCGGAGGGCCTGGCGGCACGCGGGACCCTGTGGCTGGAGGAACCCCTCGGCAAGGACGACATCGAGGGCTACGCGGAGTTGACCTCGTCGGTCGACCTGCGGATCAGCGGCGGCGAGTCCTTCACCACCATCGAGCAGTTCCGGCCGTGGATCGAGCGCGGCTGCTTCGACATCGTCCAGCCCGACGCCGGAGTGTGCGGCATCAGCGAGGTCATGCGGGTCGGACGGATCGCCGCCGACGCCGGTATCTCCCTGATCCCGCACTCGTGGCACAACGGCCTGATGCTGATGGCCAATGCCCACGCCGTCGCCGCGCTCCCGAACGCCCCCATGGTCGAGGAGTGCATGGTGCAGGGCCCGTTGAGGTGGGGCATCGTGCAGGGCGGCTCGCGGGTCAAGGACGGCACGGTGTCCGTGGCGGAGTCGCCGGGCCTCGGCGTCGACGTCGTCGACGACATCGAAGAGCGGTACCCGTACGTCGAGGGCCACTACAGCGTGGAGGTGTACCGATGA
- a CDS encoding ribonuclease activity regulator RraA, producing the protein MTGSSAPAGAIQPSGVGPDGIPEYTIHGAWTLPVKGPAVPPLDPGLVEAFRTVTAATASAKLHQMGITKTFLQGPRTNKPGRRVVGRAVTLQFMPMREDVYTDAGVTQEYVERATALWAVLDFIEPGDVLVVQAYGSLRSGVVGEMLARHLHNRGGVGLVADGGIRDSEKLDGLDVPIWSLGPTPHYASQGELLPWGYHVPVAVGGALVLPGDLIVADDDGAVVVPVAKAAELAADSAVHEAWEDFSREKLALGGALRRYYPLDDVGRAEYEEWEAAGRPPLSA; encoded by the coding sequence ATGACCGGCTCCTCCGCTCCCGCGGGAGCGATCCAGCCGTCCGGCGTCGGCCCGGACGGAATCCCGGAGTACACGATCCACGGGGCGTGGACCCTGCCGGTCAAGGGCCCCGCCGTCCCGCCGCTGGACCCGGGCCTGGTCGAGGCGTTCCGGACGGTGACCGCCGCCACCGCGTCGGCGAAGCTGCACCAGATGGGGATCACCAAGACCTTCCTGCAGGGCCCCCGGACCAACAAGCCCGGTCGCAGGGTCGTCGGGCGGGCGGTCACCTTGCAGTTCATGCCGATGCGGGAGGACGTCTACACCGACGCCGGCGTCACGCAGGAGTACGTCGAGCGGGCGACCGCGCTGTGGGCGGTCCTCGACTTCATCGAGCCCGGCGATGTGCTGGTCGTCCAGGCGTACGGGTCGCTGCGCAGCGGGGTGGTCGGCGAGATGCTGGCCCGGCACCTCCACAACCGCGGCGGTGTCGGTCTCGTCGCGGACGGGGGCATCCGGGACTCGGAGAAGCTGGACGGACTCGACGTACCGATCTGGTCCCTCGGCCCGACACCTCACTACGCCTCCCAAGGGGAGCTGCTGCCCTGGGGCTACCACGTACCGGTGGCGGTCGGCGGCGCCCTGGTCCTCCCCGGGGACCTCATCGTGGCCGACGACGACGGGGCGGTGGTGGTGCCGGTGGCGAAGGCCGCCGAACTGGCGGCGGACAGCGCCGTCCACGAGGCGTGGGAGGACTTCTCGCGCGAGAAGCTGGCGCTGGGCGGCGCGCTGCGCCGCTACTACCCGCTCGACGACGTCGGCCGCGCCGAGTACGAGGAGTGGGAGGCCGCGGGACGGCCCCCGCTCAGCGCCTGA